The Halostagnicola larsenii XH-48 region GCACCGAACAGGGCCGCTCCCGGGATCCAGCTGCCATCACCCGCAAAGAGGATCAGTGTACTATCGGCGAACCCGGACGGCTCGAACAGCGCGACCGGGTACTGGAGCCCCAGCCAGACGCTTGCGAAGACGCCCGCGACGAATATCGCCGTCCCCGGAATGAACGGAAGGTCGAGCTGGTAGAGCCAGACCCCGAAAACCAGTGCCAGTCCGATGTACGCGAGGCTCGCTGTCGCCGCCGGTGGGTACGCATCGAGGATGATTGCGACTAGTAACGCGAACACCGCGACGACGAGGACGATCACCAGAAACGCGAACAGGAGGAACATGTTCTTCCCGCGCTCGCCGATGTACTCGCCGATGATGTAGCCGATCGACTTCCCCTCGTGGCGAATGCTCGAGGAAAGCGACATGAAGTCGTGAACGGCCCCCATCAGCGGGTTGCCGATCGCGACCCAGAGCATGGCGGGCACCCATCCCCACACCAGCGCCGCCGTGATCGGGCCGGCGATCGGTGCGCCCCCTGCGACGCTCGAGAAGTGATGCCCGAGCAGCACCGACTTCTTCGCGGGGACGTATTCTTGTCCGTCTTGATACTTGTGGGCGGGTGTGTCTCGCGAGTCGTCGAGTTCGACGAACCGCGCGAGGTATCGCCCGTAGCCGATGTAGCCGATCGTAAACAACGCGAGTACGATGGCCACGATCCAAATTACCCCTGTCATACGTATCCACCATCCCGATTATTGTATATGTACATAAATCATGGGGGATGGTAACAGTGGATTTCCGGTCACAAGGGCCCGCTACGGGGTGACATACACCAACCGCAGCTAGATCGCCGTGAACATTCGGGCAGTCGGTTCGAGAGCCGCTCACGCGGAGGGAGTGGTGTCGATCTCGAGCGCTTTCCCCACGCGAGCGAGTCTCTCGCCTCTGATCTCCTCGATCTGCGTCTCGATTTCGGCGACGATCGGCGGCGATAGCTCCCGGTCAGCCGTCTCGAGTCTCTCGCGTTCCGTCTCGACGCGGTCGCGGAGATAGCGGGCACCTCGACCCTCCTCGTCCGGGTCGGGTACGGGCGTGAGCCGATTGGCGACCAAGCCCCGGACCTCGAGGTCCTGTTCTGCGAGGTCGTCGATCGCGCGTTCGGTCTCCCGGATCGAGAGCGAGTCGGGGTTGAACACGAGGAAAAACGCCGCCTCGTTTCGGAGCATCTCGCCGGCGGACTCGAAGAACTCCTTTCGATCCTCTAAGTGTGCGAGGACGGGATCGCCGTCCATCACGCGCCGGGGCTCTTGATTGCCGATCGCGGCCTTCTCGAACAGGTCGATGCTCTTGCGGCGTTTGGCCATGAGTCGATCGATCCAGCCCTCGAGGTAGTCCGGCAGCGAGAGCAGCCGCAGCGTGCCGCCGGTGGGCGAGGTGTCGAAGACGACGCGGTCGTAGTCGTCGCTGTTTCGCATGACGTCGACGAACCGATCGAACAGCGCCGCCTCGTAGGCGCCGGGGGTTCCGTGGGCCATCTCGATCTGTCTGTCAACGGCGTTGACCATGGCCGCCGAGACCTGCTGGGAGAGGTTCCGTTTGACCTGTCTGAGGTGTTCGGAAACCTCCGCCTGGGGATCGATCTCGAGCGCGTGGAGGT contains the following coding sequences:
- a CDS encoding ArsA family ATPase, whose protein sequence is MERYVFFGGKGGVGKTTVSAAYAHRCATAGLETLVVSTDPAHSVGDLFDQTFGDEPRPVDGVDHLHALEIDPQAEVSEHLRQVKRNLSQQVSAAMVNAVDRQIEMAHGTPGAYEAALFDRFVDVMRNSDDYDRVVFDTSPTGGTLRLLSLPDYLEGWIDRLMAKRRKSIDLFEKAAIGNQEPRRVMDGDPVLAHLEDRKEFFESAGEMLRNEAAFFLVFNPDSLSIRETERAIDDLAEQDLEVRGLVANRLTPVPDPDEEGRGARYLRDRVETERERLETADRELSPPIVAEIETQIEEIRGERLARVGKALEIDTTPSA